In Pseudomonas flavescens, the sequence AGCACGTTCGCCACCGCCGTTGCCGGTGGGGCCGATACAGAGAAGCAGAGTCGCTCGACCAACTGGGAGCTGGAGCAGATCGTCGAGGGCCTGCGTTCGGCCCGCGCCGACTGGCGCAACCGGGCAGGCCGCGACCCGGAGCAGGGTGGCCGTGAGCTGCCTTCGCGGCAGGCCGTGGCAGCGATTCTCACCGAGCTGTGTGGCGTGCTGTTCCCCATGCGTCTGGGGCCGGCGGATCTGCGCGAAGAGAGCGAGGACTACTACGTCGGGCATACCCTGGATCACGCCTTGAACAGCCTGTTGGCCCAGGTACGCCTCGAGCTGCGTTACGACGCCCGCCAGCGTGGCGACGAGGTCGGCAGCGTGGAGGCTCGGGCCGTGCATATCGTCCGCGAGTTCGCTGCGGCACTGCCGGCGCTGCGCCGCCTGCTCGATCGCGATGTGGTCGCGGCCTACAGCGGCGATCCGGCGGCGCGCAGCGTCGACGAGGTGCTGCTCTGCTACCCCGGCGTGCTGGCCGTGATCTATCACCGTCTGGCTCACCATCTTTACCGCGCCGGCCTGCCGCTGCTGGCGCGCATCGGTGCCGAGACCGCCCACGGTGCCACCGGTATCGACATCCACCCTGGCGCACAGATCGGCCACGGCTTCTTCATCGATCACGGCACCGGCGTGGTGATCGGCGAAACGGCGATCATCGGCGACAACGTGCGCATCTATCAGGCCGTGACCCTCGGCGCCAAGCGTTTCACCAGCGACGAGAGCGGCTTGCTGCACAAGGGGCAGCCGCGCCACCCGATCGTCGAAGACGATGTGGTGATCTATGCCGGTGCCACCATTCTTGGCCGTATCACCATCGGCAAGGGCTCGGTAATCGGCGGTAACGTCTGGCTCACCCGCAGTGTCGAGCCAGGGAGTAATGTATCTCAGGCCAGCGCTCAGCAACGTGAATGCTGAACTGCGATGGCTTGATCCGTGTCACAGGATAGTCACCGAAACTTCGTAGACTCGGTGCGAGACCAAAGAGAAAGGAAAGGAGAAGAGAGATGGACGATTATCAGGAAGAGCTGCTCGAGTCCCGTGCCCTGGAACAGGACGTACCCGAGTTCGCCGAAGACGCGACCGAGCTGTAACCGCCCGGTCCGGGCGCCGTGGAGACTCGAACGGCAATCCGTTCAGCCCACGAGCCAGAATCAAAAGAAAAGGCCCGATGCCTATGCATCGGGCCTTTTCGTCAACGGCCGGTACGCATCGCCATGCTTACTGCGTCAGGGCCTTCACCAGGCTACCGACATTGCCTTCCAGCTCGGCCAGCGGATCATCGCTTTCGGTCTCCAGCACCAGCAGGGGAATGCCGGCGGCCTTGACCGCGTCCGCCACCGGCTGCGACGGCTTGCGATGGTGCAGTACCAGCGCCACATCGTCTTCCTTCAGGGCGCTGGTCAGCGCTTTCAGTGATTCTGCATCCCAGTCACGGTCATCACGGCTGTCGCTGCTGACCAGATCCAGGTTGAGGCCGCTGACCAGATAATCCAGACGACTGCTCAGGCTGTAGACCGACAGGTTGTCGGCCTTGGCCAGTTCGGCTTCGCTGTGGGCATTGAGTTTGAGCAGACGCTGCTTGAGCGTCGCCAGGTTCTGCTCGACCTTGCCCTTGGCATCCGGTGCCAGGCGCACCAGATCGGCGGCCATCACGTCGGCCATGCGGCCCATGTTGTTGATCGCCAGCCATGGGTAGCTGGCCAGGTCGTTTTCGCCAGCGCTCTCGGCCTGGGTGGCGATGCCCGGCAGGGCGCCGTCCACTGGCCGTGCTGCATCGATTTCGACGATGCGGATATTGCTGCGGCGGGCCATGGGGTAGAGCGGGTCTTCCGACCACAACGAGCGCAGGGCGATGGCCGCATCGGCGTCGGCCGCGACCTTTTGCAGGTTGGTGGCGCCACGGCCGGCGAAGTACGACACCTGACGACTGGCCGGCAGGTTGGCCGGTGCGGCGCGTTCGATGCGCACCGCGGTGCCTTCCAGCAGATCGGTGGCGAGGCCGAAGGTGACGGGTTGCGAGACCAGAACGCTGACGTCCTTGGCCAGGGCGAGGCCGGGCAGGCTGAGGAGCAGGGCGAGGCCGAGTTGGTGAAGTCTATGGGTCATCCCAGGTTCCCTTTCAGGCTTGGTACGACGCCGCGCGCGATGGCGGCGAGGGCGAAGGTGAAACCGGCGACCAGAATGATCGCGGCACCGGAGGGGATCGGCAGATCCAGCACGATGGGCATGAGAATGCCGACCAGGGTGCTGATGGTGGCGATCAGCACCGACAGCCAGAAGAAGCCTTTCAGCGACTGGCTGAGCAGACGCGCCGCTGCGGCTGGAATCACCAGCAGGGCACCGACCAGAATCGCGCCGATGACCTTGACCGCGGCCACGGTGATCAGCGTCACCAGGATCACGAACAGATAATCCAGGCTCTTCACGGCCACGCCGCGCACGGCCGCCAGCTGCGGGTTGAAGCTGGCGAGCATGATGCGGTTGTACAGCGGCAGGGCCAGGCCCATCACCAGCGCGCCGACCACCAGCAGGACCAGCAGGTCGGTACCGTTTACCGTCAGCACCGAACCGAACAGCACGTTCTCGAGAATGTGCACGTTGATGCGCCCGGCGAGAATCAGCAGCAGGCTGGCGCCCATGGCCAGGGAGACGGAGAGGAACACGCCGATCAGCGTATCCGGGGCCAGGCCGGTGCGATTGCGCAGGTAGTTGAGCAGGATGCCGAACAGCAGGGCGTAGCCGAACAGGGCACCGTAAGGGCCGGTGTAGGGTTCGCCGAGCAGGATGCCGATGGCCACGCCGGTGAGTGCCGCGTGGCCGACCGCTTCGGAAAAGAAGGCGAAACGCTTGACCACCACCAGGGTGCCGAGGCCGCCCAATACCGGGCCGATCAGCAAACCGGCGAGCAGCGCATTGATGACGAAACCGTAAGCCAGCGCTTCGGGCAGATAACCGGAGGACGCCCAGCCCTGAATCATCAGGCGGAACTGTTCGTAGTCGATCATGGTTGCGAGGTCCCCGCGGCACGTGCATGGGTGGAGAACAGGCTGAGCAGGCGCTCCGGGGTCAGGGCTTCGGCAGGTGGTGCATCGAACAGCACGCGGCGGCTGAGGCCGGTGACGCGGTCGGCCAGGCGCTTGACCGCTTCCAGATCGTGCTCGATCCACAGCACGCTGATGCCGGCGCGACGCCAGTCACCGAGCAGGCGTTCGAAAACCTGGATGCCGGCTTCGTCCAGTGCCGACATCGGCTCGTCGAGGACCAGCAACTGCGGTGTGGGGATCAGCCCCTGGGCGAGCAGCACGCGCTGACGTTCACCACCGGACAGCGCGCCCATGCGCCGCTTGCGCTTTTCCAGCATGCCGACGCGGGCCAGGGCGTCATCGATGGCTCCGGTGTAGTGCTTCGACAGGCCGAGGAAGGCCGGGCGACGCTGGCACATGGCAGCCATGAAATCGTCCACGGTCATCGGCAGGCCACGGTCGAACTCCAGCGCCTGGGGCACGTAGCCGATGGTGCCGACGGCGTCGGGCCACTGCAGGCTGAGCGTGCCCTGGTGGGGCATCTGGCCGAGCAGGGTCTTGATCAGCGAGCTCTTGCCGCCGCCGTTGGGGCCAACCAGGGCATGCACGCTGCCCGGTTTGACCTGGAAACTGACATTCTCGAGGATCTGCGTGCGGCCCAGCACCAGGCTGACCTGCTGAAAATCGATGGTCGGGCCAATGGCCGTCACGCTCAGGTTTTCCGCCACGCTCATTTGCCGGCTTCCTGAATGGCACGTACCACGGTGTTCATGTTGCTGGTCATTTCCTTTTCGTACTTCTCGGCGCTGTATTCGCCGTAGGAAATGTGCGACAGCGGATAGAGCTTGACGCCCGACTCGCGCTGAATGGTGTCGACATAGGTGGACGGGAAGTCCAGCTCGGAGAAGATCACTTTGACGTCCAGTTCACGCAACTGGTCGATGGTCTTCTTCAACTGGCTGGGGCTCGGCTCGATGCCGTGGGCCGGTTCTACCACCGCAGTGACTTCCAGGCCGAATTCACGCAGCAGATAGTCGTAGGCCGCGTGCACGGTGGCTACGCGCAGATCGGCGTTCGGCGCCTCGGTCAGTTGGGCGAGGGCGTCGGCACGCAGCTTGCGCAGGCGTTTGCCGTAGGCGCGGGCGTTTTGCGTGTAGGTCTTGGCGTTGGCCGGATCGAGCTTGCCCAGTTCCCGGGCGATATTGTTGATCTGCGCGATGGAGGCGCTGATCGACAGGAAGGTGTGCGGGTTGACCACCTTGCCGGCGCCCCGTGCGGCGATGCCGGTCGCGGCCAGCAGCGGTACGTTGGCGTTGGCTTCGATGACTTCGATATCCGGCTTCTCGCTGGCGGCGATCATGCGGTCGGCGAAGTCGTCATGGCCGACGCCGTTGAGCACTACCACGTCCAGCGAGCCGATGCGCTTGATGTCTTCCGAGCGCGGCTCGTAGGCATGGGGGTTGAAGCCGGCCGGAATCAGCGGCACCACCTCGGCCTTGTCGCCGACGATGTTGCTCACGTAGCTGTAATAGGGGTGCAGGGTAATGCCGATACGCAGGCGCTTGGCGTCGGCGGCACTGGCGGCGCCGATGAACAGCAGGGCGAACAGGCCGATGGCCAGGCGTGACAGCAGGGGACGTGCGCGAAACAGACGGAAAATGGGCATTGGCGGGCGGTCTTCTGTCGGGTGGATCGGAGGTGATCAGTGGCGATGTTGCCGGGTCACACCTGCGTCGTACTGGGAGGCGATCTGCTGCCAGCCGGCAGTGATCAGGCTTTGCGCGTCCAGACTGGAAGGCGCGCTGGCGCTGTTGCGGTTGAGCCAGACGTCGGCCTGTTCATGCTCGGCGTCGATCAGCATGAGCATCGAGCCGGCCACGTCCAGTGCCTGGCTGGCACCGAAATAGGCAGCCTGGTCAGCGGGCAGCAATTGCCACTGGTGGCTGCCACGGCTGGTCGCGCTGGCATCGGCTCCGAACGGCGGAAAGCCTTCGTCTGCCAGCTCAGCGGGGCTGAGCAGCGTCTGCTCTTCGTCACGGCGGATGCGGATCTCGTCGGAGGCCACGCGCAGGTCAGCGTAGATGCCCTGTTCAGCGGCGGTGAGGTCACGACGCGCATCGATCTGATGGCTCTCGATGCTGGTTTCGCTTTCCGTCTCGCCATGCCAGGCCACGACCGAGCCGGCCGCCAGCAGGATGGCCAGGCACAGCAGCAGTACGTAGAGGGTTTCGTGACCGGCACCGGCGGGGCGTACGACCTGAACCGTCATGGGGCCTCGATTTCCGTGTGGTCGATTTCCACGATATGGCCGGGGCCCGCATCGAACAGCACGTAGAACTCGCCTTCGGGGCGCTTGAAGGTGATGGTCGAGTCTTCGGCCAGCTTGCCGGGCACCAGAATGCTTTCGTCATAGCCGATCACGTCGAGGGTCACGCCGGCTGCACCGCTGCCGTCGGAAAAACCACCGGTGCAGCGGATGTGTTCGGCGTCGATGTCTTCGCACTGGCACATCGGATTGTGCGCCAGGGCAGCACCGCTGAGCGACAGCAGGGCGATGCCTGCGGCCAGACGCAGGGATTTGGAATTGATCATTACTTGCCTCCTTGTTGTTTCTTCAGCCAGGCGACGGTGGACGGGGATGCCTGCTCGAGGGGCACGGCGGCCTGGTGTACGGAACCGTCCCAGCCCTCCATGGTGATCCACAGTTCGGCATCGGGCTTGGTGCGAGCCGGCAGCGGCACGGTGGCACCCATGCGGTGGGCGGTGCCGAAGAAGATGCCACCGGCTGCACGCAGGCTGCGTGGCTTGCCGATGCGCAGGTAGGTGGCCTTGACCTGGCTGGCGCATTCGGCACACAGCGCGCCATTGAAGGATTTCATGTAACCGGCCGGGCCATCGAGCTCCGGAGGGCCCGCACGAAATTCGGCCAGGCGGATCGACCAGGGGCCGACCGCCACGTCACCGATCATGCGTTCGCCCAGGCCGCTGGTGCCGGTGAACAGCGCGACATCGGCGAAGTACTTGGGCATGAAGGCCAGCGGAATGATCACCAGCAGAATGTTGATGTGGAAGCGCCACTTGTACCAGAGGCGGCTCAATGGTGAGGCGGGGCGTGCGGCGACGGCCTTGCTCATGCCTTGACCTCCGTGTTGTCGCTGGCGGTATCGGCGGCGCGGCTGCGGGCCGGCCGCTTGATCACCTTGGCGGTGGCCTGTGCGGTACGTTTGGTCCAGATCAGCAGGCCGCTGAGCACCATCATGCTGAGCACCAGGCCGAAGAAGAACCAGATCATCTTGACCCAGATGCCGCCGAAGTCACCGGTGTGCAGCGGACGCATGGATTCGGTGACGAACTCCAGTTTGGAGCGATCTTCCAGCAGGCGCTGTTGCGCCACTTCACCGGTATAGGGGTTGATCGATGCGCTCTGGAACATCAGCGGATACCAGCCGCGCCCGCTGACGGAAATATGATCGTAGGCATTGCTCGGCAGCCGCGTGAAACTGACGTCCAGGCTCGGCACCTTGCTGATGGCGATGCGCGCGGCTTCGTCCACGCCGATCATCGGAATCGGCTCGCCGGGCCGGACGATCGGCACGTCTTCGCGCGCCACGATGGCAGGCACACCTTCGGTCGAGATGGAAATCTGGTTATCGAACAGGATCGCCTGGATCAGGAACCAGATGCCGGTGATCGACACCACGGCGATGAACCAGATCGACCAGATACCACTCAGGCGGTGGAAGTCGCCCCAGAAGATCCGCGCGCCCTGGTTGAAACGCAGGCGTGGCTTGAAGAAGCCTTTCCAGAATTTCTTGTAGACCACCAGGCCGGTGATCAGTGACAGCAGCATGGGGATGCCCATCATCGACACCAGGTACCAGCCCCAACTGAACCCATTGGTGAACGGCACCAGCCACCAGCCGTGCAGGGCGCGGGTGAACTGGCGGAAATCGAACTGCGGGCTGACGCCCTGGATGTCCCCGGTGTACGGGTTGACGTACAGCGTCGGCGTGCTGCCATCCGGGTAGGCCACCCGGGCGGTGAGGGCGAAATGGGATTCGTCCGGCCGGCTGATGGTCTGCACGATGGTCTGCGGCTCGGCCTTGTTGATGGCCGCCAGTACCTCTCCGAAGGTCAGCAGCTCGGCGTCGTCCGACGGTTTGGTGGCGCGCACGTCAGGGTTGGCCAGCCAGACGATCTCCTGACTGACCACTGCCAGGGTGCCGGTGACGCAGACGATCAGCACGAAGAACCAGATGGGCAGAGCGAGCCAGCTGTGGACCAGGAACCAGATTTTGGAGCGCGACTTCTTGGACATTGAATATCAGTCTTGTTGGGAGGCCTCGAACGCCGGGCGGCTCGGCGAGCGGGCTCT encodes:
- the epsC gene encoding serine O-acetyltransferase EpsC produces the protein MNSTFATAVAGGADTEKQSRSTNWELEQIVEGLRSARADWRNRAGRDPEQGGRELPSRQAVAAILTELCGVLFPMRLGPADLREESEDYYVGHTLDHALNSLLAQVRLELRYDARQRGDEVGSVEARAVHIVREFAAALPALRRLLDRDVVAAYSGDPAARSVDEVLLCYPGVLAVIYHRLAHHLYRAGLPLLARIGAETAHGATGIDIHPGAQIGHGFFIDHGTGVVIGETAIIGDNVRIYQAVTLGAKRFTSDESGLLHKGQPRHPIVEDDVVIYAGATILGRITIGKGSVIGGNVWLTRSVEPGSNVSQASAQQREC
- a CDS encoding metal ABC transporter solute-binding protein, Zn/Mn family; translated protein: MTHRLHQLGLALLLSLPGLALAKDVSVLVSQPVTFGLATDLLEGTAVRIERAAPANLPASRQVSYFAGRGATNLQKVAADADAAIALRSLWSEDPLYPMARRSNIRIVEIDAARPVDGALPGIATQAESAGENDLASYPWLAINNMGRMADVMAADLVRLAPDAKGKVEQNLATLKQRLLKLNAHSEAELAKADNLSVYSLSSRLDYLVSGLNLDLVSSDSRDDRDWDAESLKALTSALKEDDVALVLHHRKPSQPVADAVKAAGIPLLVLETESDDPLAELEGNVGSLVKALTQ
- a CDS encoding metal ABC transporter permease, giving the protein MDYEQFRLMIQGWASSGYLPEALAYGFVINALLAGLLIGPVLGGLGTLVVVKRFAFFSEAVGHAALTGVAIGILLGEPYTGPYGALFGYALLFGILLNYLRNRTGLAPDTLIGVFLSVSLAMGASLLLILAGRINVHILENVLFGSVLTVNGTDLLVLLVVGALVMGLALPLYNRIMLASFNPQLAAVRGVAVKSLDYLFVILVTLITVAAVKVIGAILVGALLVIPAAAARLLSQSLKGFFWLSVLIATISTLVGILMPIVLDLPIPSGAAIILVAGFTFALAAIARGVVPSLKGNLG
- a CDS encoding metal ABC transporter ATP-binding protein, with translation MSVAENLSVTAIGPTIDFQQVSLVLGRTQILENVSFQVKPGSVHALVGPNGGGKSSLIKTLLGQMPHQGTLSLQWPDAVGTIGYVPQALEFDRGLPMTVDDFMAAMCQRRPAFLGLSKHYTGAIDDALARVGMLEKRKRRMGALSGGERQRVLLAQGLIPTPQLLVLDEPMSALDEAGIQVFERLLGDWRRAGISVLWIEHDLEAVKRLADRVTGLSRRVLFDAPPAEALTPERLLSLFSTHARAAGTSQP
- a CDS encoding metal ABC transporter substrate-binding protein, producing the protein MPIFRLFRARPLLSRLAIGLFALLFIGAASAADAKRLRIGITLHPYYSYVSNIVGDKAEVVPLIPAGFNPHAYEPRSEDIKRIGSLDVVVLNGVGHDDFADRMIAASEKPDIEVIEANANVPLLAATGIAARGAGKVVNPHTFLSISASIAQINNIARELGKLDPANAKTYTQNARAYGKRLRKLRADALAQLTEAPNADLRVATVHAAYDYLLREFGLEVTAVVEPAHGIEPSPSQLKKTIDQLRELDVKVIFSELDFPSTYVDTIQRESGVKLYPLSHISYGEYSAEKYEKEMTSNMNTVVRAIQEAGK
- a CDS encoding DUF6162 family protein, giving the protein MTVQVVRPAGAGHETLYVLLLCLAILLAAGSVVAWHGETESETSIESHQIDARRDLTAAEQGIYADLRVASDEIRIRRDEEQTLLSPAELADEGFPPFGADASATSRGSHQWQLLPADQAAYFGASQALDVAGSMLMLIDAEHEQADVWLNRNSASAPSSLDAQSLITAGWQQIASQYDAGVTRQHRH
- a CDS encoding PepSY-associated TM helix domain-containing protein; its protein translation is MSKKSRSKIWFLVHSWLALPIWFFVLIVCVTGTLAVVSQEIVWLANPDVRATKPSDDAELLTFGEVLAAINKAEPQTIVQTISRPDESHFALTARVAYPDGSTPTLYVNPYTGDIQGVSPQFDFRQFTRALHGWWLVPFTNGFSWGWYLVSMMGIPMLLSLITGLVVYKKFWKGFFKPRLRFNQGARIFWGDFHRLSGIWSIWFIAVVSITGIWFLIQAILFDNQISISTEGVPAIVAREDVPIVRPGEPIPMIGVDEAARIAISKVPSLDVSFTRLPSNAYDHISVSGRGWYPLMFQSASINPYTGEVAQQRLLEDRSKLEFVTESMRPLHTGDFGGIWVKMIWFFFGLVLSMMVLSGLLIWTKRTAQATAKVIKRPARSRAADTASDNTEVKA